From a single Falco rusticolus isolate bFalRus1 chromosome 17, bFalRus1.pri, whole genome shotgun sequence genomic region:
- the RAB7B gene encoding ras-related protein Rab-7b isoform X1, translating into MSRHGARSLRGAGRREAAPGPATLSWILLSRLSPPRDSAWSGARALASRQTDAPAGPVHGCQQEGGPEDNYHRSSGVRSGAGEGHRAPHVHWPGSLWVCSPRPCCDCPAAKPDAPPFPPTSVGKTSLLHQYVHKTFYEDYRTTLGASILTKVLAVDNTPLKLQIWDTGGQERFRSMVSTFYKGSDGCMLAFDVTDRESFESLDNWRDDFLEKVIPREHDFPMVVLGNKIDLCDRQVPKEIASAWCKEKDIPYFEVSAKNNINVAEAFETLAKQALTTYKGIFESYLTDSIKLTPNDKPKKSCC; encoded by the exons ATGTCACGGCACGGGGCCCGCAGCCTTCgcggggcaggcaggagggaagcagcGCCAGGGCCGGCCACCCTCTCCTGGATCCTCCTCTCTCGCCTCTCCCCTCCCCGGGACTCCGCCTGGAGCGGAGCGAGAGCCTTGGCCAGCCGGCAGACGGATGCCCCGGCAG GGCCCGTCCATGGATGCCAGCAAGAAGGTGGACCTGAAGATAATTATCATAGGAGCTCTGGGGTAAGGAGTGGTGCTGGTGAGGGGCACAGAGCCCCACATGTGCACTGGCCTGGGAGCCTGTGGGTGTGCAGCCCCCGTCCTTGCTGTGACTGCCCGGCTGCGAAGCCTGACGcacctcccttccctcccaccagcGTGGGCAAAACCTCCCTCCTGCACCAGTACGTGCACAAGACGTTTTACGAGGATTACCGCACCACGCTGGGCGCCAGCATCCTGACCAAAGTCCTCGCGGTGGACAACACCCCCCTGAAACTGCAG ATCTGGGACACAGGGGGACAGGAGCGATTCCGATCCATGGTGTCGACCTTTTACAAAGGCTCAGATGGCTGCATGCTGGCCTTCGACGTGACCGACAGGGAGTCCTTTGAATCCCTGGACAACTGGAGAGATGACTTTCTGGAGAAGGTCATTCCAAGGGAGCATGATTTCCCCATGGTCGTGCTGGGGAACAAAATAGACCTCTGTGATCGGCAG GTACCCAAGGAAATCGCTTCAGCCTGGTGCAAGGAGAAAGACATCCCTTATTTTGAAGTCAGTGCCAAGAACAACATCAACGTCGCAGAGGCTTTCGAGACCCTCGCGAAGCAGGCGTTAACAACG tataaaGGAATTTTTGAGAGTTATTTAACCGACTCCATCAAACTCACTCCCAACGACAAGCCcaagaagagctgctgctga
- the RAB7B gene encoding ras-related protein Rab-7b isoform X2, with amino-acid sequence MPRQGPSMDASKKVDLKIIIIGALGVGKTSLLHQYVHKTFYEDYRTTLGASILTKVLAVDNTPLKLQIWDTGGQERFRSMVSTFYKGSDGCMLAFDVTDRESFESLDNWRDDFLEKVIPREHDFPMVVLGNKIDLCDRQVPKEIASAWCKEKDIPYFEVSAKNNINVAEAFETLAKQALTTYKGIFESYLTDSIKLTPNDKPKKSCC; translated from the exons ATGCCCCGGCAG GGCCCGTCCATGGATGCCAGCAAGAAGGTGGACCTGAAGATAATTATCATAGGAGCTCTGGG cGTGGGCAAAACCTCCCTCCTGCACCAGTACGTGCACAAGACGTTTTACGAGGATTACCGCACCACGCTGGGCGCCAGCATCCTGACCAAAGTCCTCGCGGTGGACAACACCCCCCTGAAACTGCAG ATCTGGGACACAGGGGGACAGGAGCGATTCCGATCCATGGTGTCGACCTTTTACAAAGGCTCAGATGGCTGCATGCTGGCCTTCGACGTGACCGACAGGGAGTCCTTTGAATCCCTGGACAACTGGAGAGATGACTTTCTGGAGAAGGTCATTCCAAGGGAGCATGATTTCCCCATGGTCGTGCTGGGGAACAAAATAGACCTCTGTGATCGGCAG GTACCCAAGGAAATCGCTTCAGCCTGGTGCAAGGAGAAAGACATCCCTTATTTTGAAGTCAGTGCCAAGAACAACATCAACGTCGCAGAGGCTTTCGAGACCCTCGCGAAGCAGGCGTTAACAACG tataaaGGAATTTTTGAGAGTTATTTAACCGACTCCATCAAACTCACTCCCAACGACAAGCCcaagaagagctgctgctga